A stretch of the Vulcanisaeta souniana JCM 11219 genome encodes the following:
- the purT gene encoding formate-dependent phosphoribosylglycinamide formyltransferase, which translates to MEIGPPLLEGSKKIMLMGSGELGKEMAIEAQRMGIEVIAVDRYDMAPAMHVAHRRYVINMLDGNAIKSLVRREGPDAIIAEIEAIDTGALTELEEEGFRVVPNARAVKVCMNRIELRRLAAERLQLPTTRYFFVEDVDDVRRVCKDLGFPCLLKPEMSSSGHGHVLVNNYDDAERGFKEALAHARGGGKRVVAEEYVKIGRELTVLTYRYSLNNNVVTATIPPIEHQRPEGVYHYIESWHPAMVSNGVVEKAREYAVRIVNELGGLGIYGVEILITKDGRVLFSEASPRPHDTGLVTLVSTNISEFQVHVRSALGLPTPEVRLVTPAAAHVILAETETWAPRITGLEEALKIPGVQVRLFGKPFTYRYRRMGIVLATGNTVQEAREKARSAASLIKVR; encoded by the coding sequence ATGGAGATAGGCCCACCCTTACTCGAGGGCTCTAAGAAGATAATGCTAATGGGCAGTGGTGAATTGGGTAAGGAGATGGCTATTGAGGCTCAACGCATGGGTATTGAGGTCATCGCAGTGGATAGATATGACATGGCCCCAGCTATGCACGTGGCACATAGGAGGTACGTAATCAATATGCTTGATGGTAATGCCATCAAGTCACTGGTACGTAGGGAAGGCCCTGACGCTATTATTGCTGAGATAGAGGCCATAGACACGGGGGCGCTTACGGAGCTCGAGGAGGAGGGCTTTAGGGTCGTGCCCAACGCCAGGGCGGTCAAGGTCTGTATGAACAGGATTGAGCTTAGGAGGTTAGCTGCCGAGAGACTCCAATTACCAACTACTAGGTACTTCTTTGTTGAGGATGTTGATGACGTAAGAAGGGTATGTAAGGACCTGGGCTTCCCATGCCTACTAAAGCCAGAAATGAGTTCCAGTGGGCATGGACACGTGCTTGTGAATAATTATGACGATGCTGAACGGGGGTTCAAGGAAGCCCTAGCCCATGCTAGGGGTGGCGGTAAGAGAGTCGTGGCTGAGGAGTACGTTAAGATTGGCAGGGAGTTAACGGTATTAACGTATAGGTATTCACTAAATAATAATGTGGTGACTGCCACTATACCGCCAATAGAACACCAGAGACCTGAGGGTGTCTATCACTACATAGAGTCCTGGCACCCAGCCATGGTGAGTAACGGAGTTGTTGAGAAGGCCAGGGAGTACGCAGTTAGGATTGTCAATGAGTTGGGAGGCCTCGGCATATACGGTGTTGAAATACTCATCACCAAGGACGGCAGGGTACTATTCAGTGAGGCATCGCCTAGGCCCCACGACACGGGCCTAGTCACACTGGTCAGTACAAACATAAGTGAGTTCCAGGTACATGTGAGGAGTGCCCTGGGGCTACCAACACCTGAGGTCAGACTGGTAACGCCAGCAGCGGCGCACGTGATCCTTGCGGAGACCGAGACCTGGGCACCGAGGATTACGGGACTTGAGGAGGCACTGAAGATACCCGGGGTCCAGGTTAGGTTATTTGGGAAACCTTTCACATATAGGTACAGGAGGATGGGCATTGTGCTAGCCACGGGGAATACCGTACAGGAGGCCAGGGAGAAGGCTAGATCGGCTGCATCACTGATTAAGGTTAGGTAG
- the purQ gene encoding phosphoribosylformylglycinamidine synthase subunit PurQ — MPRVAVIRFPGTNGDLDVVHALKNVVRVNTELVWYDDYRHGTYDAVVVPGGFSYGDWLRAGAIAARSRAMKEIIMDAEGGMPVLGICNGFQILVEAGLLPGALLPNDPPRFITKWVWVRVNDSKTPFTKVYEPNEVVSMPIAHGEGRYFIDNVDEARVAFTYFGENPNGSVASIAGVANYGGNVLGLMPHPERSAESVLAPRRFMPGGLKLWLSLRESLSGGW, encoded by the coding sequence GTGCCTAGGGTCGCCGTGATTAGGTTTCCAGGTACCAATGGTGATCTTGACGTAGTTCATGCACTCAAAAATGTCGTTAGGGTTAATACGGAGCTTGTTTGGTACGATGATTATAGGCACGGTACTTACGATGCCGTGGTTGTTCCTGGAGGCTTTAGTTACGGGGATTGGTTGAGGGCCGGAGCTATCGCGGCAAGGTCCCGGGCGATGAAGGAGATCATTATGGACGCAGAGGGCGGCATGCCCGTACTGGGTATTTGCAATGGGTTCCAGATACTAGTGGAGGCGGGACTACTGCCCGGCGCGTTACTACCCAATGACCCACCCAGGTTCATAACCAAGTGGGTTTGGGTCAGGGTTAATGATTCCAAGACACCCTTCACCAAGGTCTATGAACCTAATGAGGTTGTATCAATGCCCATTGCCCACGGTGAGGGCAGGTACTTTATAGACAATGTTGATGAGGCCAGGGTAGCATTTACGTACTTCGGAGAGAACCCAAATGGCTCAGTGGCTTCAATAGCAGGTGTCGCTAATTACGGTGGTAACGTACTCGGGCTCATGCCACATCCAGAGAGGTCAGCAGAGTCAGTACTGGCTCCAAGGAGGTTTATGCCAGGTGGGCTCAAACTTTGGCTTAGTCTTAGGGAGAGTCTTAGTGGTGGTTGGTGA
- a CDS encoding phosphoribosylformylglycinamidine synthase subunit PurS — protein MSEAQGRYLVHVVIILKGSRDPEGETIHRDLVITNGFNSINRVISGKYLGFVVESNSESEAIKYVEDLCTRTRIYNPTVHKLLVLGVEGA, from the coding sequence ATGAGCGAGGCACAGGGCAGGTACTTGGTTCACGTGGTCATTATCCTCAAGGGTTCACGTGATCCCGAGGGTGAAACCATACATAGGGATCTCGTTATTACCAACGGTTTCAATAGCATTAATAGGGTGATTAGCGGTAAGTACCTGGGTTTCGTTGTTGAGTCCAACAGTGAGTCCGAAGCTATTAAGTACGTTGAGGATCTTTGTACGAGGACTCGCATTTACAACCCAACAGTCCATAAACTGCTGGTGTTGGGTGTTGAGGGTGCCTAG
- a CDS encoding formate--phosphoribosylaminoimidazolecarboxamide ligase has protein sequence MESIIRNYDLDRVSVATVASHTALQILRGASRLGFYTIAVAKPSTAWFYKRFSFINEVLEVDFSDFESVIDYLIERNTVFIPHGSYVEYVGWRRAISMPIPTFGNRYLIRWEADQRLKMKLLGHAGISIPKSFDDPSMVDGPVIVKLYGAKGGKGYFIARDKDELIRRLSSIKEDFIIQEYVIGVPAYYHYFTSRMRDRVEIMGMDIRYESNVDGRVFGFEEPTFVVVGNLPMVLRESLLPTVQRYGEDFVKAVHELVPPGMIGPFSLESIIRDDMSIVVFEFSGRIVAGTNVYMGVGSPYSTLYFDKPIDMGERIAIEIKDALGRGRLMDIVT, from the coding sequence ATTGAGTCAATAATAAGAAATTACGACCTGGATAGAGTCAGTGTGGCCACCGTGGCCAGTCACACTGCGTTACAGATACTCAGGGGCGCCAGTAGGCTTGGCTTCTACACGATAGCCGTGGCCAAGCCATCAACTGCATGGTTCTACAAGCGTTTCAGTTTCATTAATGAAGTCCTTGAGGTTGACTTCAGTGACTTCGAGTCGGTAATTGATTACTTAATTGAGAGGAACACGGTGTTTATTCCTCACGGTAGTTACGTGGAGTATGTTGGTTGGAGAAGGGCAATTAGTATGCCAATACCGACCTTTGGAAATAGGTACCTGATTAGGTGGGAGGCTGATCAGAGGTTGAAGATGAAGCTCCTGGGGCATGCTGGAATATCAATACCCAAGTCATTTGATGACCCAAGTATGGTGGATGGTCCAGTCATTGTTAAGCTCTATGGGGCCAAGGGCGGTAAGGGCTACTTCATTGCCAGGGATAAAGATGAGCTCATTAGGAGGTTAAGTAGCATTAAGGAGGACTTCATAATACAGGAGTATGTCATTGGAGTACCCGCCTATTATCATTACTTCACATCGAGAATGCGTGATAGGGTTGAGATCATGGGCATGGACATTAGGTATGAGAGTAATGTTGACGGTAGGGTCTTCGGGTTTGAGGAGCCTACGTTCGTGGTAGTCGGGAACTTACCAATGGTTCTAAGAGAATCGCTATTACCCACGGTGCAGAGGTACGGGGAGGACTTCGTGAAGGCTGTGCACGAGTTGGTTCCACCAGGTATGATTGGTCCCTTCAGCCTTGAATCAATCATCAGGGATGACATGAGCATAGTGGTCTTCGAGTTCTCCGGGAGGATCGTCGCTGGAACAAATGTTTACATGGGCGTTGGAAGTCCATACTCCACCCTCTACTTTGATAAGCCCATTGATATGGGCGAGAGAATTGCCATTGAGATTAAGGATGCCTTGGGCAGGGGTAGGTTAATGGACATAGTGACCTAG
- a CDS encoding formate--phosphoribosylaminoimidazolecarboxamide ligase family protein has protein sequence MGLTHSIAVLASHSALDVLDGARDEGFRTIAIAKRGRELPYREFPIINELIVLDDFRMMVSDDTVSSLRNSNAVFVPNRSFAVYVGYDNIEGKFPIPIFGNRYLLRWEERSGPRNYYRLLDEAGIRRPRTFPSAEDVDRPVMVKLPEASRRVERGFFIARDRDDLMRKARQLIDRGIIRPEDLDGASIEELIIGAHFNANYFLSRVRNRLELHGFDRRIQSNLDGVFRIPARDQLDIDVDVRYIEVGHEMATIRESLLERVFEIGHRFVEATRKLVPPGVIGPFTLQFMVTPELDLVVYDVAPRIGGGTNIHMGIGSQYSKLYFGNPISIGRRIAIEIREAVEQGKLEEVVT, from the coding sequence ATGGGGCTTACGCACTCCATAGCGGTTTTGGCAAGTCACTCGGCTTTGGATGTCCTTGATGGTGCTAGAGATGAGGGTTTTAGGACCATAGCCATCGCCAAGAGGGGTAGGGAGTTACCGTATAGGGAGTTTCCTATTATTAATGAGTTGATTGTGCTTGATGATTTTAGGATGATGGTCAGCGACGATACTGTTTCCAGCCTTAGGAATTCAAATGCAGTGTTTGTTCCGAATAGGTCCTTCGCGGTTTACGTGGGTTACGACAATATAGAGGGTAAATTCCCAATACCAATATTTGGCAATAGGTACTTACTGCGTTGGGAGGAGAGGAGCGGTCCAAGGAATTACTATAGGTTACTTGATGAGGCCGGGATTAGGAGACCGAGAACCTTCCCCAGTGCTGAGGATGTTGATAGGCCGGTCATGGTGAAGCTTCCCGAGGCCTCCAGGCGCGTTGAGCGCGGTTTCTTTATCGCTAGGGATAGAGATGACCTAATGAGGAAGGCTAGGCAGTTAATTGATAGGGGCATTATTAGGCCCGAGGACTTGGATGGCGCGTCGATAGAGGAGTTGATAATAGGGGCCCACTTCAATGCCAATTACTTCCTGTCCAGGGTTAGGAATAGGCTTGAATTGCACGGTTTCGACAGGAGGATTCAAAGTAACCTTGATGGTGTGTTTAGGATTCCCGCTAGGGATCAATTGGACATTGACGTGGATGTTAGGTATATAGAGGTTGGGCATGAGATGGCCACAATAAGGGAAAGTCTCCTGGAGAGAGTCTTCGAGATTGGGCATAGGTTCGTTGAGGCAACCAGGAAGTTAGTCCCACCTGGCGTAATTGGGCCCTTCACATTGCAGTTCATGGTAACCCCTGAATTGGACTTGGTGGTTTATGACGTGGCGCCCAGGATCGGCGGTGGCACGAACATACACATGGGAATAGGCTCGCAATACAGTAAGCTATACTTCGGTAATCCAATATCCATTGGTAGGAGAATTGCCATTGAGATCAGGGAGGCAGTTGAGCAGGGTAAGCTTGAGGAGGTGGTTACGTGA
- a CDS encoding NAD(P)/FAD-dependent oxidoreductase, with product MKRVAIVGASFAGAEVANKLAKRLRWELARGDVEISVFDKDNDFLVQAMYPLIVFNSLSEEHAKWRKSELLDPRVKFYHGPRGELVSIDLRNRELGFADGSKYNYDYLVIATGAEFAPQEVPGLMKDYHTFFTLDGVLELRDILSKFSRGTIVELFVDLPIKCPIVPLKFGLLLDSYLRDRNVRGNVNIKLLYPIDYLHAQPEVNRLGKIMCEQRNIEYIFRFMVSEVNAEEKVVISDSGEKIKYDLLITIPPHRGARVFRDSGLGDPLGFLPGDKNTLRYRKGKEIYEEVYIIGDATALPVTKAASVAHYQADVIAENLVSDILGTGPRKIYRGEDICPMLTDLYTHEGRGRAWLPWWNYTVNETPFITTRFGWWFLRAFYMTLPAVVRGGL from the coding sequence ATGAAGAGAGTCGCCATTGTAGGTGCGAGCTTCGCTGGCGCTGAGGTCGCCAATAAACTTGCTAAGAGATTGAGATGGGAGTTGGCTAGGGGTGATGTGGAGATTAGTGTGTTTGATAAGGATAATGATTTCCTTGTCCAGGCGATGTACCCGCTCATAGTATTTAACTCATTAAGTGAGGAGCATGCCAAGTGGAGGAAAAGTGAATTGCTTGATCCTCGTGTTAAGTTTTATCATGGACCTAGGGGTGAGTTGGTAAGTATTGACCTTAGGAATCGGGAGTTGGGGTTTGCTGATGGGAGTAAGTATAACTATGATTACCTCGTTATCGCCACGGGGGCTGAGTTTGCGCCGCAGGAGGTACCTGGATTAATGAAGGATTATCACACGTTCTTCACGTTGGATGGCGTCTTGGAATTAAGGGATATTCTCTCGAAGTTTAGTAGGGGTACGATCGTGGAGTTGTTCGTGGATTTACCCATAAAATGCCCAATAGTTCCCTTGAAGTTCGGGTTATTGCTTGATTCATACCTTAGGGACAGGAATGTTAGGGGTAATGTTAACATAAAGCTCCTTTACCCAATAGATTACCTGCATGCCCAACCTGAGGTTAATAGGCTTGGTAAGATAATGTGTGAGCAGAGGAATATTGAGTATATATTTAGGTTCATGGTTTCTGAGGTGAATGCCGAGGAGAAGGTTGTTATTAGTGATAGCGGCGAGAAGATAAAGTATGACCTACTAATAACAATACCACCCCACAGGGGCGCCAGGGTATTCAGAGACTCAGGGCTTGGCGACCCACTTGGCTTCCTGCCAGGTGATAAAAACACCCTGAGGTATCGAAAGGGTAAGGAAATATACGAGGAGGTTTACATAATTGGTGATGCAACCGCATTACCAGTTACTAAGGCTGCATCAGTGGCGCATTACCAGGCAGATGTTATCGCTGAGAACCTAGTTTCCGACATACTTGGGACTGGGCCTAGGAAGATTTACAGAGGTGAAGACATATGCCCAATGCTCACAGACTTATATACACATGAGGGCAGGGGTAGGGCGTGGCTACCCTGGTGGAACTACACTGTTAATGAAACACCGTTCATCACAACGAGGTTTGGGTGGTGGTTTTTGAGGGCATTTTACATGACTTTACCTGCGGTGGTGAGGGGAGGACTATGA
- a CDS encoding DUF1641 domain-containing protein, which produces MSIKIPSKILEERIKDADKDKAIMDLMDQLIILHESGALDTIVDLALTLKDVSSVITDDMFDNMVIMIRNLLETINNIVGNPIIKVIADSINDPKIDRAIMELESKDISLAKVIGMLRDPDVLRGAYVLLTLVKAIGAGSREYLKNHSR; this is translated from the coding sequence ATGAGCATAAAGATCCCAAGTAAGATCCTTGAGGAGAGAATAAAGGATGCGGATAAGGATAAGGCGATAATGGACCTCATGGACCAATTAATCATATTGCATGAGTCGGGGGCGCTGGACACAATCGTGGACCTAGCCCTCACCTTGAAAGACGTGAGCAGCGTGATCACTGATGATATGTTCGATAACATGGTAATAATGATACGTAACCTACTCGAGACCATAAATAATATTGTGGGTAATCCAATTATTAAGGTAATTGCGGATTCAATAAACGACCCAAAGATCGATAGGGCAATAATGGAGTTGGAAAGCAAGGATATAAGTCTGGCAAAGGTCATAGGCATGCTTAGGGATCCCGACGTATTACGGGGCGCGTACGTATTACTCACGTTGGTAAAAGCCATAGGCGCAGGATCCAGAGAATATCTCAAGAACCACTCAAGGTAA
- a CDS encoding glycogen/starch/alpha-glucan phosphorylase, whose amino-acid sequence MTSDVAVIISITPDLALDMGYTYAGGLGVLEGDKFYGAAALGLNYYVITLLYRSGYVDYDFNEGDDPIPKPQPQPKSFLDSLRLVDTFTVKLRGEEVEVNAWEYRLGSAHAVFLEPRSPSWALRLVDRVYIESGIEEKFLKYIFLAKGAVEFIRRNVGLENVKYIDLQEAYAAMVPITLKIPGRYRLIIHTPGPWGHPSFPNKLFEEETGYRFIEDPVVLTSIGAAMAWEVIMVSSKHYDIMKKVIPQFISKARFITNGVDLNRWMDPEIRMLYEKGLLTREGLGLIKARLRNELQGLIRSYKSIDLSNNAFITAWVRRMTLYKRPHFVTRLIEEGEFNDVIFILGGKSHPMDKDGLIYMKKFRELHRKYKNVVYIHDYDVNKAKTILKGIDVLLFTPFPGWEASGTSFMKAAINGVPSISSRDGAAVELITDGVNGWLFGSDVRDLVDFANDPRGKEIDEKEYDEFKARFSQVYDMYNTDKERFYLVSLSAILSFVPRVDIKRVLREYYPDLVH is encoded by the coding sequence ATGACTAGTGATGTGGCTGTAATAATAAGTATAACGCCAGACCTAGCCCTAGACATGGGGTACACCTACGCAGGCGGCCTTGGTGTCCTTGAGGGTGATAAATTCTATGGAGCCGCAGCACTAGGTCTTAACTACTACGTAATAACCCTGCTTTATAGGAGTGGTTATGTTGATTACGACTTTAATGAAGGTGATGACCCAATACCAAAACCGCAGCCGCAACCCAAGTCCTTCCTTGACTCATTAAGGTTGGTTGACACATTCACTGTGAAACTGAGGGGTGAGGAGGTGGAGGTCAATGCGTGGGAATACCGCCTAGGCTCAGCGCATGCGGTGTTTCTGGAGCCAAGGAGCCCCAGTTGGGCGCTTAGGTTAGTTGATAGGGTATACATAGAGAGTGGTATTGAGGAGAAGTTCCTGAAGTACATATTCCTTGCCAAGGGCGCCGTGGAATTCATAAGGAGGAATGTTGGGCTGGAGAATGTTAAGTACATAGATTTGCAGGAGGCCTATGCAGCCATGGTACCAATAACACTAAAAATACCAGGTAGGTATAGGCTGATAATACATACGCCCGGTCCCTGGGGCCACCCGTCCTTCCCAAATAAACTGTTTGAGGAGGAGACCGGTTATAGGTTTATTGAGGATCCCGTGGTCTTGACAAGCATTGGTGCTGCCATGGCGTGGGAGGTGATCATGGTGTCGTCGAAGCACTACGATATAATGAAGAAGGTGATACCCCAATTCATTAGCAAGGCTCGGTTCATAACGAATGGTGTAGACCTTAACAGGTGGATGGATCCCGAGATAAGGATGCTATACGAGAAGGGCCTATTAACTAGGGAGGGCCTGGGGCTAATAAAGGCAAGGTTGAGGAATGAATTACAGGGATTAATTAGGTCATACAAGTCCATTGATCTGAGTAACAATGCCTTCATAACCGCGTGGGTCAGGAGGATGACGCTTTATAAGAGACCGCACTTCGTGACTAGGTTAATAGAGGAGGGGGAGTTTAACGACGTTATCTTTATCCTTGGCGGCAAATCGCACCCCATGGATAAGGACGGCTTAATCTACATGAAGAAGTTCAGGGAGTTGCATAGGAAGTATAAGAATGTGGTCTATATCCATGACTATGATGTTAATAAGGCCAAGACAATACTCAAGGGCATTGACGTATTACTATTCACGCCATTCCCTGGGTGGGAGGCCAGTGGAACGAGTTTCATGAAGGCTGCAATAAATGGAGTGCCGAGCATATCCTCGAGGGATGGAGCCGCCGTTGAGTTAATAACTGATGGTGTAAACGGTTGGTTATTTGGCAGTGATGTTAGGGATCTGGTGGATTTCGCGAATGACCCAAGAGGTAAGGAGATAGATGAGAAGGAGTATGATGAGTTCAAGGCCAGGTTTTCCCAGGTATACGATATGTACAACACAGATAAGGAGCGTTTCTACCTAGTCAGCCTGAGTGCAATACTGAGCTTCGTACCGAGGGTGGACATCAAGAGGGTTCTACGTGAGTACTACCCAGACCTAGTTCATTAA
- a CDS encoding adenosylcobinamide-GDP ribazoletransferase gives MVSLRLRDAINDLRAVITFFTVIPIGGSHDVSSALKSSWFAVIIVPPITGLLPGLLGFYLRDVVHSDLLIASVSYAAVLMLTGLNHIDGFADVIDALMVRGSIEDRIRVLKDPHRGSASIAMVVLLIIIAVSASTNLVSVLWQSLFAAEIVSKASCCLCGLVGREPGYKGLGWLLTRYSKENGHLVITSTVVGFVIIYLLLGTMGVVASLITLVLCLLLFMVIQRVLGGAVGDLYGFTLEVSRALILVILVILMPLLIT, from the coding sequence GTGGTCTCACTGAGGCTTCGTGATGCCATTAATGACCTGAGGGCAGTAATTACGTTCTTTACTGTAATACCCATTGGTGGTTCTCACGATGTATCAAGCGCGTTGAAGAGTTCATGGTTCGCGGTAATAATCGTACCACCAATAACTGGGTTACTGCCTGGGCTTCTTGGTTTTTACCTTAGGGATGTTGTGCACAGTGATCTACTCATAGCATCCGTATCATACGCAGCGGTACTCATGTTGACGGGACTTAATCACATTGATGGGTTTGCTGATGTAATCGATGCACTGATGGTTAGGGGCTCAATTGAGGATAGAATTAGGGTACTTAAGGACCCACATAGGGGTTCCGCGTCAATAGCCATGGTAGTGCTATTGATCATAATAGCGGTCTCTGCATCAACCAACCTGGTGAGTGTTCTATGGCAGTCGTTATTCGCCGCCGAGATTGTGTCCAAGGCATCATGCTGCCTATGTGGATTGGTGGGTAGGGAACCTGGTTATAAGGGCCTGGGTTGGTTATTAACTAGGTACAGTAAGGAGAATGGTCATTTAGTGATTACATCAACAGTGGTTGGCTTTGTGATTATTTACTTACTCCTTGGTACCATGGGTGTAGTAGCCTCATTAATAACATTGGTTCTGTGTTTATTGTTGTTTATGGTCATCCAGAGAGTTCTCGGTGGCGCCGTTGGTGATCTGTATGGTTTCACACTCGAGGTCTCAAGGGCGCTTATATTAGTTATATTAGTAATACTAATGCCACTATTGATCACGTGA
- a CDS encoding SLC13 family permease — protein sequence MAMAPMRFMEDIIILVITYGLIALRGVGRINVQPWAAMLLGAALTVVLGVLTPGQALASINLNVILFLISIFTISSALEISGFFSYLAYRILISSRGMRKLLFRVFGLSAFLALALSNDGIAGAFTPVIVSMRRQAKIDVKPLLYALAFGVTIGSVALPVGNPQNLLIALESGMPRPFIAFAVYLLPPTIINVLITYPLLLLLFRNGTNDIVIEEVRKPEELLVNRRLAYMALAILVILIPLYFITDIFNVSPYLTPVTLTFTGASIIYLLGGSDRRNIAHNVDWTTILFFIGLFIVSEGALESGVLNALAHYLPQPTTLLGVFISGLLLSQVISNVPMVALYIPLMRELGVASSNYMVWIGLAASSTIAGNLTLIGAASNVIINEASEKRGGEGFGFLEFMKYGVPVTIINTAIYYAWLSYIHLPLGF from the coding sequence ATGGCCATGGCACCGATGAGGTTTATGGAGGATATAATCATATTAGTGATTACCTACGGTTTGATAGCCCTTAGGGGCGTGGGAAGAATTAATGTACAGCCTTGGGCCGCCATGCTGCTGGGCGCGGCACTTACTGTGGTACTTGGTGTTCTAACCCCAGGCCAGGCCCTGGCCTCTATTAATCTTAACGTGATCCTGTTCCTAATATCGATATTCACGATATCATCCGCACTCGAGATCAGCGGATTCTTCAGTTACCTGGCATATAGAATACTCATTAGTAGCCGTGGGATGAGGAAACTATTATTCAGGGTGTTTGGGTTATCCGCCTTCCTGGCGCTCGCCCTTTCAAATGACGGCATAGCCGGGGCCTTCACACCCGTTATAGTGTCCATGAGGAGGCAGGCCAAGATCGACGTAAAGCCACTATTGTATGCCCTGGCCTTTGGTGTAACAATAGGCAGTGTGGCGCTTCCTGTCGGTAATCCACAGAACCTGCTAATAGCCCTGGAGTCAGGAATGCCAAGGCCCTTCATTGCATTTGCGGTGTACTTGTTACCGCCAACTATAATTAACGTATTAATAACATACCCATTGCTCCTGTTGCTATTCCGTAATGGCACTAATGATATTGTGATAGAGGAGGTTAGAAAACCCGAGGAGTTACTCGTTAATAGGAGGCTTGCGTACATGGCCCTCGCGATACTGGTAATACTGATACCGCTTTACTTCATAACGGACATATTCAACGTGAGTCCGTATTTAACACCAGTAACACTCACATTCACAGGTGCATCAATAATATACCTACTGGGTGGCAGCGATAGGAGGAATATTGCGCATAATGTTGATTGGACCACCATACTCTTCTTCATAGGGCTATTCATAGTTAGTGAGGGTGCCCTTGAGTCGGGAGTGCTCAATGCGCTGGCCCATTACCTACCACAACCTACAACATTGCTTGGAGTCTTCATATCGGGCCTACTCCTTAGTCAGGTTATTAGTAATGTACCCATGGTGGCCCTCTATATACCACTAATGAGGGAGTTGGGTGTGGCATCCAGTAATTACATGGTGTGGATTGGACTTGCTGCGTCAAGTACAATAGCCGGTAACCTGACACTGATTGGGGCAGCCAGTAACGTGATCATAAATGAGGCCAGCGAGAAGAGGGGTGGTGAGGGATTTGGGTTTCTCGAGTTCATGAAGTACGGCGTCCCCGTCACCATAATCAATACCGCGATATACTACGCATGGTTAAGCTACATACACCTGCCTCTGGGTTTCTAA
- a CDS encoding adenylate kinase family protein: MVRLVVTGTPGVGKTTVAIELSKAYDAPVVDINEIIRPVLKWDPELQTSLVIDEVKARELIREDLGGAGSYIIDTVAINLIDKSLIDWCIVLRLDPRQVMDRLLKRNWPRCKIVENVLAEVVGSPLNLAIDVFGRDRVIEVDTTNKDAHEVANHIVNQLTVGVPVIGVVDWLDTLDTDFILNLSRELDDCLAQ; encoded by the coding sequence ATGGTTCGTTTAGTGGTAACAGGTACTCCAGGTGTTGGGAAGACCACGGTAGCCATAGAGCTATCAAAGGCGTATGATGCACCGGTGGTGGATATTAACGAGATCATAAGACCAGTGCTCAAGTGGGACCCAGAGCTACAGACTAGCCTTGTGATCGATGAGGTTAAGGCACGTGAGTTAATAAGGGAGGACCTAGGCGGTGCCGGATCGTATATAATCGATACAGTGGCCATTAACCTAATCGATAAATCACTAATTGATTGGTGCATAGTACTTAGGCTCGACCCAAGGCAAGTCATGGATAGATTACTAAAGAGGAATTGGCCTCGTTGTAAGATTGTTGAGAACGTGCTTGCTGAAGTCGTAGGTTCCCCACTAAACCTGGCAATTGATGTATTTGGCAGAGATAGGGTGATAGAGGTTGATACCACGAATAAGGATGCTCATGAAGTAGCAAACCACATAGTCAATCAGTTAACTGTTGGAGTACCCGTCATAGGCGTTGTTGATTGGCTTGATACACTGGATACCGATTTCATACTTAACCTAAGCAGGGAACTGGATGATTGCCTGGCTCAGTGA